From a region of the Panicum virgatum strain AP13 chromosome 2K, P.virgatum_v5, whole genome shotgun sequence genome:
- the LOC120690907 gene encoding universal stress protein PHOS34-like, with the protein MQAPATPSSVDLPLAAAPPPVKAPTPRPPPPASLQPESPGVFFSAAAAALPLGSAHRRIAIAVDLSDESAYAIRWAVANYLRPGDAVVLLHVRPTSVLYGADWGAVDVSLPNPSDGGAEDDDDEAAARRMEDDYDAFTASKADDLARPLKDAGIPYKIHIVKDHDMRERLCLEVERLGLSAVIMGSKGFGASRRTSKGRLGSVSDYCVHHCVCPVVVVRFPDEGSAEDGEAGGLSSAVGAEDVLHPVPEEDAEYHDATEEHKDT; encoded by the exons ATGCAGGCCCCAGCGACCCCCTCCTCCGTCGACCtgccgctggcggcggcgccgccgccggtgaaggCGCCGACCCCgcgcccgcccccgccggcctcgCTCCAGCCCGAGTCCCCGGGGGTCTTCttctccgccgcggcggccgcgctgcCCTTGGGCTCCGCCCACCGCCgcatcgccatcgccgtcgaccTCTCCGACGAGTCCGCCTACGCCATACGCTGGGCCGTCGCCAACTACCTCCGCCCCGGGGACGCCGTCGTCCTGCTCCACGTGCGCCCCACCTCCGTGCTCTACGGCGCCGACTGGGGCGCCGTCGACGTCTCCCTCCCCAACCctagcgacggcggcgcggaggacgacgacgacgaggccgccgcgcgcaggATGGAGGACGACTACGACGCCTTCACGGCCTCCAAGGCCGACGACCTCGCCAGGCCGCTCAAGGACGCGGGCATCCCCTACAAGATCCACATCGTCAAGGACCACGACATGAGGGAGCGCCTCTGCCTCGAGGTCGAGAGGCTCGGCCTCAGCGCGGTCATCATGGGGAGCAAGGGCTTCGGCGCTTCGCGGAGGACCAGCAAGGGGAGGCTCGGTAGCGTCAGCGACTACTGTGTCCACCACTGTGTCTGCCCCGTCGTGGTGGTGCGCTTCCCTGACGAAGGCTCCGCGGAGGATGGGGAGGCTGGTGGCCTGTCGTCAGCGGTGGGTGCGGAGGATGTGCTGCATCCTGTGCCCGAGGAGGATGCCGAGTACCATGATGCTACTGAGGAGCACAAGG ATACTTGA